In a single window of the Pseudopipra pipra isolate bDixPip1 chromosome Z, bDixPip1.hap1, whole genome shotgun sequence genome:
- the LOC135406575 gene encoding uncharacterized protein LOC135406575 — MSPPSAISAVRIQSADSIVFFKKALLAEIMVPGGTSQLSIKNAIESLITWTSLKISKPPPEDKVAQKNKDIFNIVMTPDRIPKFFIPSLDIEHVSFQQEPEEDTIENSPEREVSDEIVQKRRTTRSKSDSYIRKETMCQGESLDRRGTLCFTDQMAFPEDLERAAHHCDPATRAAFSLPHLSKITTPYGFLTLGESPNTRRKESLFFQHDSEELRILLSQRKKTPTLVRSSSSPFSEIQQTTECIKPSDTPFKTRQPVSWESVCNSQLSPLCCKPDSETHPAKCEKKGFQVTLKRHLASIKRMRSGSGMNWLC; from the coding sequence ATGAGTCCCCCATCTGCAATCAGTGCTGTGAGAATTCAATCAGCAGACAGCATTGTGTTTTTTAAGAAAGCACTGCTGGCTGAAATAATGGTGCCTGGTGGTACATCCCAGCTCTCCATAAAAAATGCTATAGAAAGCTTGATAACGTGGACGAGTCTCAAAATCAGTAAGCCGCCTCCTGAAGACAAAGTTGCTCAGAAAAACAAGGACATCTTCAACATTGTCATGACTCCTGATCGCATCCCTAAATTTTTcatcccttctctggacatagAGCATGTTTCCTTCCAGCAGGAGCCAGAGGAAGACACCATAGAGAATTCTCCTGAGAGGGAAGTCTCTGACGAAATTGTTCAGAAGCGCAGAACAACTAGAAGCAAATCTGATTCCTACATCAGGAAAGAAACAATGTGCCAAGGAGAGAGTCTGGACAGAAGAGGAACCCTGTGTTTTACAGACCAAATGGCTTTCCCGGAAGACCTGGAGAGAGCTGCACATCACTGTGACCCAGCAACAAGAGCTGCTTTCTCTTTACCACACctctccaaaatcactaccccCTATGGGTTCCTCACACTGGGTGAAAGCCCAAATACCAGAAGGAAAGAGTCTCTCTTTTTTCAGCATGACTCTGAAGAGCTTAGAATCCTCTTGTCCCAAAGGAAGAAGACCCCAACTCTAGTAAGGAGCTCATCCAGCCCTTTCAGTGAAATTCAACAAACCACGGAGTGCATAAAACCTTCAGACACCCCTTTTAAGACCAGGCAGCCTGTTTCCTGGGAGTCAGTCTGCAACAGCCAGctttctcctctgtgctgcaaaCCAGACTCTGAAACACACCCTGCGAAATGTGAGAAGAAGGGGTTTCAGGTGACGCTGAAAAGACACCTGGCCAGCATCAAGCGGATGAGATCTGGCAGTGGGATGAACTGGCTCTGCTAA